In the Flagellimonas sp. MMG031 genome, one interval contains:
- a CDS encoding divalent metal cation transporter yields MKALLKALGPGLLFASMAIGTSHLVLSTKAGAQYGWVMIIPIILANLLKYPFFEFGIRYTTVTEKSLIEGYANLGKTYLWIYAFVTLISTFTILAALYVVTAGLFMNLFDVTSVGAGAISLGLFVFISLILIIGKYRFLENSLKAVITILFIALLVTTILVLQKGPVPNSESYQRPEIFNEVGILFLIGLVGWMPTAVEASGWVSLWGMENLKTMKRKPSLKLALQEFNVGYILTAVLAVFFMIIGWMTLYGTGTELSNNSVVFADQLVNLFTTHIGNWAYFFIAVAAFATMFSTCMTAHDAISRVSLDVLQKLYPQKNIYNAKHAFALMVLVMAWINWIVISLFSANMGQLVALATFVSFVFAPLLGWMNLKTVTGKDMPIAHKPKLGLRVLTYCGMIFLSLFALYYCWMLLM; encoded by the coding sequence ATGAAGGCATTGCTCAAAGCACTTGGACCTGGTCTACTGTTCGCCAGTATGGCCATAGGTACTTCCCACTTGGTATTGTCTACAAAAGCCGGCGCACAATACGGATGGGTCATGATCATTCCCATCATCTTGGCTAATTTGCTCAAATACCCTTTTTTTGAGTTTGGTATTCGGTATACCACGGTTACGGAAAAAAGTTTGATCGAGGGCTATGCCAATCTGGGCAAAACCTATTTATGGATCTATGCCTTTGTCACCTTGATTTCCACCTTTACCATTTTGGCAGCACTTTATGTGGTTACCGCTGGGCTATTCATGAACCTATTTGATGTGACCTCAGTGGGCGCTGGGGCCATTTCGTTGGGACTGTTCGTTTTTATCAGTTTGATTTTGATTATTGGGAAATACCGTTTTCTGGAAAATTCCCTCAAAGCGGTCATTACCATTCTTTTTATTGCCTTGCTGGTCACCACCATCCTAGTTTTGCAGAAGGGCCCGGTACCGAATAGCGAATCCTATCAACGGCCAGAAATCTTCAACGAAGTGGGCATTCTCTTTTTGATAGGGCTTGTGGGATGGATGCCCACAGCCGTGGAAGCTTCGGGCTGGGTAAGCTTATGGGGCATGGAGAACTTAAAAACGATGAAACGAAAGCCTTCGCTCAAACTTGCCCTTCAAGAATTTAACGTAGGTTATATCCTGACCGCTGTTTTGGCCGTGTTTTTTATGATCATTGGTTGGATGACCCTTTATGGTACGGGTACGGAATTGAGCAATAATTCCGTTGTGTTTGCCGATCAGTTGGTGAATCTGTTTACCACCCACATTGGGAATTGGGCCTACTTCTTTATTGCCGTTGCTGCCTTCGCGACCATGTTCAGCACTTGTATGACGGCGCATGATGCCATTTCCAGAGTTAGCTTGGACGTGCTCCAAAAATTATATCCCCAAAAGAACATATACAATGCCAAACACGCGTTTGCCCTTATGGTGCTTGTAATGGCGTGGATCAACTGGATCGTTATTAGCCTGTTCAGTGCCAATATGGGCCAATTGGTCGCCTTGGCCACTTTTGTATCCTTCGTATTTGCGCCATTGCTCGGTTGGATGAACCTAAAAACCGTGACCGGAAAAGATATGCCTATTGCACACAAACCCAAATTGGGACTACGGGTACTCACCTACTGCGGTATGATTTTCCTATCCCTTTTTGCGCTGTACTATTGTTGGATGCTTTTGATGTAA
- a CDS encoding GMC family oxidoreductase — translation MQIIENSTVYDAIIVGSGAGGGMSAKVLSEAGLKVAVVEAGPFYDPAMPEHQTQLKWPYESPRRGKSTRFRPFGDFDAAYGGWDIEGEPYTQKDGTKFEWFRSRMLGGRTNHWGRISLRFGPQDFKHKDVDGHGDNWPISYEDVKPYYDKVDKLIGVFGTNEGLPNDPDGFFLPPPKPRLHELFYIKGARKSNIPVYPSRMSMLTKKINNERGVCFYCGQCNRACQVYADFSAGTCLIFPAQKNGGQIDLFLNCMVREVTTNEEGKATGVSYINKEDRKEYKLKGKVVVLGASACSSARILLNSKSKQHPNGLGNSSDIVGKYLHDSTGADRAAFIPDLMNRKVSYNEDGVGGMHVYSPWWGDNSKLDFPRGYHIEVWGGMGMPSYGFGFNVNEFNKFFGTKVGGYGDVLRSDAKKYYGAVVGMAGRGESIARKENYCEIDPTTVDEFGIPVLRFHYKWSQYEINQAKHMQDTFEEILINMGGEPLGKKPGKDTNYGLHNPGNIIHEVGTTRMGDDPKTSVTNKYQQLHDVDNVFIVDAGPFVSQADKNCTWTILALSMRASEYIVEQLKQQNI, via the coding sequence ATGCAGATAATTGAGAATTCGACGGTCTACGACGCCATTATTGTGGGGTCGGGTGCTGGTGGAGGAATGTCGGCCAAGGTACTCTCCGAGGCCGGTCTGAAAGTAGCTGTAGTTGAGGCAGGTCCTTTTTATGACCCTGCCATGCCCGAACATCAAACCCAATTGAAGTGGCCTTACGAAAGTCCTCGTCGAGGAAAAAGTACCCGTTTCCGTCCCTTTGGCGATTTTGATGCCGCCTACGGTGGCTGGGACATTGAGGGCGAGCCTTACACGCAAAAGGATGGAACTAAATTTGAATGGTTCCGTTCGCGTATGCTCGGGGGCAGGACCAACCACTGGGGAAGGATTTCGCTGCGCTTTGGCCCACAGGATTTCAAACACAAGGATGTAGACGGGCACGGAGACAATTGGCCCATCAGCTATGAGGACGTAAAGCCGTATTACGATAAAGTAGACAAGTTGATTGGGGTATTCGGCACCAACGAAGGACTTCCCAACGACCCGGATGGCTTCTTTTTGCCACCCCCAAAACCAAGGTTGCATGAGCTGTTCTATATTAAGGGAGCTAGAAAAAGTAATATTCCTGTCTACCCTTCAAGAATGTCCATGCTCACCAAGAAAATCAATAACGAACGCGGGGTATGCTTCTACTGCGGACAGTGTAACCGTGCTTGCCAAGTGTATGCCGACTTTTCTGCGGGAACTTGTCTCATCTTCCCGGCTCAGAAAAATGGTGGTCAAATAGACCTGTTTTTAAACTGCATGGTGCGGGAAGTGACCACCAACGAAGAGGGCAAGGCCACAGGTGTGTCCTACATCAACAAAGAAGATAGAAAAGAATATAAACTCAAAGGAAAAGTGGTTGTGCTAGGAGCGTCGGCCTGTAGTTCGGCCCGTATCCTTTTGAACTCCAAGAGCAAGCAGCATCCCAACGGACTGGGCAATAGCAGCGATATCGTGGGCAAGTACCTGCACGACTCTACGGGAGCGGATAGGGCAGCCTTTATTCCAGACCTGATGAACCGCAAAGTGTCCTACAACGAAGATGGGGTAGGTGGTATGCACGTGTACTCGCCATGGTGGGGCGATAATTCCAAACTGGACTTCCCAAGAGGGTACCATATCGAGGTATGGGGCGGTATGGGCATGCCTAGTTATGGTTTTGGCTTTAATGTAAACGAGTTCAATAAGTTCTTCGGGACCAAAGTAGGCGGTTATGGCGATGTGCTGCGAAGTGATGCCAAAAAATACTACGGAGCGGTTGTGGGCATGGCAGGTCGTGGAGAATCCATTGCCAGAAAAGAGAATTACTGCGAAATCGACCCTACCACAGTGGACGAGTTTGGTATCCCGGTGCTTCGCTTTCATTATAAATGGAGTCAGTACGAGATCAACCAAGCCAAACACATGCAGGACACCTTTGAGGAAATCTTGATCAATATGGGTGGGGAACCTCTGGGCAAGAAGCCCGGAAAGGATACCAATTATGGACTGCACAACCCGGGGAACATCATCCACGAGGTGGGAACGACCAGGATGGGGGACGATCCCAAGACTTCGGTGACGAACAAATACCAACAGCTGCACGATGTGGACAACGTCTTTATCGTAGATGCTGGGCCCTTTGTGTCGCAGGCAGACAAGAACTGTACCTGGACGATACTGGCACTCTCGATGCGTGCCTCGGAGTACATTGTGGAACAACTCAAACAACAAAATATCTAA
- a CDS encoding gluconate 2-dehydrogenase subunit 3 family protein — translation MDRRKSLKSIVLGSVAGGLALHGCKPSTEGTELVEAPKITYPGRVPLETELIHELQDEQFLNPHEKETLTILCDLILPPSDEFKGASDADVVSFIEFMSKDEETLQPDLRGGIMWLDHKSNTEYGTEFKSALEAQQKEILDGIAYYDPEIPSNERPFEVNFFSLVRNLTMTGFYTSKIGIEEIGYKGNQPNVWDGVPQDVLDQHGVSYDEEWLAKCVDQSKRGIIAEWDEDGNLLT, via the coding sequence ATGGACAGAAGAAAGAGTTTAAAATCGATTGTATTGGGTTCTGTTGCCGGAGGATTGGCACTTCACGGATGCAAACCTTCCACGGAAGGAACAGAATTGGTAGAGGCACCTAAGATCACCTACCCGGGAAGGGTGCCGTTGGAGACCGAATTGATCCATGAACTGCAGGACGAGCAATTTTTGAATCCGCACGAGAAGGAAACGCTCACGATCCTTTGTGATTTGATACTGCCACCCTCGGATGAGTTTAAAGGTGCATCGGATGCGGATGTGGTGAGCTTTATCGAGTTTATGAGCAAGGACGAGGAGACCCTGCAACCCGACTTGAGGGGCGGAATCATGTGGCTGGACCACAAGAGCAACACCGAATATGGAACGGAGTTCAAAAGTGCTTTGGAAGCACAGCAAAAGGAAATTTTAGATGGAATTGCTTACTACGACCCTGAAATTCCCAGTAATGAGCGTCCTTTTGAGGTAAATTTTTTCTCCTTGGTGCGCAACCTGACCATGACAGGCTTTTATACAAGCAAAATTGGGATAGAGGAAATCGGGTACAAAGGCAACCAGCCCAATGTGTGGGACGGTGTGCCCCAGGATGTTTTGGACCAGCATGGGGTATCCTATGATGAGGAATGGTTGGCCAAGTGTGTGGACCAAAGCAAGCGCGGCATCATCGCCGAATGGGATGAAGACGGTAATTTGTTGACCTAG
- a CDS encoding collagen-like protein produces MKTMRLLSMGLLAVCISLTSCTPEDGKDGLPGPQGEQGIQGPQGEQGPQGEAGQDGANGEGFDELTKYGEITVTLQGTRPDGEAFEDTNTFKFTSNEDFVGGNSIIENQEGDNTYHEFRMRRFLSSPDQDVNQSLFRIYLNMENLGTENETHVPTTNVIIRYTVVGNDNKYFTLNHTFQFGQPGISDLELTDLVWNDETNNLTFSFSFTVDAEYNNSDHELTVSGDVDVFLLEPIQP; encoded by the coding sequence ATGAAAACAATGAGATTACTTAGCATGGGGCTTTTGGCCGTATGCATTTCGTTGACCTCCTGCACCCCTGAAGATGGAAAGGACGGTCTTCCTGGACCACAGGGTGAACAAGGAATTCAAGGGCCTCAAGGTGAACAAGGACCACAAGGGGAAGCGGGTCAAGACGGTGCCAATGGTGAAGGTTTTGATGAACTCACCAAATATGGAGAAATCACCGTAACCCTTCAAGGAACACGTCCAGATGGTGAGGCTTTTGAAGACACCAATACATTTAAGTTTACCAGTAATGAAGATTTTGTGGGTGGAAATTCTATAATTGAAAATCAAGAAGGAGATAATACGTACCATGAATTCAGAATGAGGCGATTTTTATCCTCTCCCGACCAAGATGTAAATCAATCCCTCTTCAGAATATACTTAAATATGGAAAATTTGGGTACCGAAAACGAAACCCATGTACCGACAACAAATGTAATTATACGTTACACAGTTGTTGGGAACGATAATAAGTATTTTACTTTAAATCACACTTTCCAGTTCGGACAACCAGGTATATCAGATTTAGAACTAACCGATTTGGTCTGGAATGATGAAACCAACAACCTTACCTTTTCATTTTCATTTACCGTGGATGCTGAATATAACAATTCAGATCATGAACTTACCGTTTCAGGTGATGTGGATGTGTTCCTATTGGAGCCAATCCAACCCTAA
- a CDS encoding helix-turn-helix transcriptional regulator, which yields MILSNHHPHPPLDALFRESYYIHMAERSGRIPIIDDCCYDFVFFKEAEGLFYHGPDQHVQPIESSIFTIHQLHPPYRIEATNSLTFFTIKLQPWANAHFFSNVEQVGIVDVSQLHSGLIPFHYDIFSAKQEERFEMAEAFMRNALEQLTPSMELVRTICETIYEKRGMVTVNELSDQFQRSRQYLGKIFKKEVMYSLKKFIITVRILDLVKYRAKHAEVSFTELSYDYGYFDQPHFINDFKKVCGVAPLEFFNNLPEFLLRHQ from the coding sequence TTGATTCTCTCCAATCATCATCCCCACCCCCCTTTGGATGCCCTTTTTAGGGAGAGCTACTACATCCATATGGCTGAAAGGTCGGGTCGGATTCCGATCATCGATGATTGCTGTTATGATTTTGTGTTCTTCAAGGAGGCCGAGGGGCTTTTTTATCATGGACCGGACCAACACGTCCAGCCCATTGAGAGTAGCATTTTTACCATCCATCAGCTCCATCCGCCTTACCGAATTGAAGCAACCAACTCCCTAACCTTTTTTACCATTAAGCTGCAACCATGGGCGAATGCACATTTCTTTTCCAATGTAGAACAAGTTGGGATTGTCGACGTTTCGCAGCTGCACAGTGGTTTGATACCGTTTCACTACGATATATTTAGCGCTAAGCAAGAAGAACGTTTTGAGATGGCCGAAGCTTTTATGCGAAATGCGTTGGAGCAGCTTACCCCGTCCATGGAACTGGTGCGTACCATTTGTGAAACTATTTATGAAAAAAGGGGAATGGTCACCGTGAACGAATTGAGCGATCAGTTTCAACGGTCTAGGCAGTATTTGGGCAAAATCTTTAAAAAAGAGGTGATGTACAGCCTCAAAAAGTTCATTATCACGGTTCGCATCTTGGATTTGGTAAAGTACAGGGCCAAGCATGCTGAGGTTTCATTTACTGAACTCAGTTATGATTATGGATATTTTGATCAGCCCCACTTTATCAACGATTTTAAAAAAGTGTGCGGCGTGGCTCCCTTGGAGTTTTTCAATAATTTGCCCGAGTTTTTGTTGCGCCATCAATAG
- a CDS encoding serine hydrolase domain-containing protein: MMRYILMLLGILVMAACGEHAEKGEVVLSPQMERVRDSVDTYFTKLTELQQFNGVLLVYKNDTLLLNKAYNLKMSPNSTSYVAPDYQFDIHSISKLMAHYLLAQLELEGKLSKNQTLNQFIPDFPKGDEITLNMLLEHRSGLPRELVGFEGQEYQLEPEDIVELSKQQTFLFEPGTDAQYSNVGYELICHIISQTYGKPFAQCLVDEIFKPLGMDSSGAHFFVEEHNIHQMAQNHMLKDGELVTVDNIQKDEFRTARIFSTAEDLKIFLDHIKQEPIASFLTNEEGVIAKDGGSKGIRAQVYTDLKNHFDFVLLANYDEMPFFDAIDDMAKMLKSQPVAFPQEINRKAIAVEPEVLEPYAGFYTFADFDGLVLEVRVANGKLVLFQEGEQVGELQAESPTVFFEDPKAAESFEFVPNDSGSYNALMGWKGIVVEGKRNP; this comes from the coding sequence ATGATGAGATATATTTTGATGCTTTTGGGAATCTTGGTGATGGCTGCCTGCGGCGAGCACGCTGAGAAAGGCGAAGTGGTACTTTCTCCCCAAATGGAGCGAGTCCGTGATTCGGTGGATACCTATTTCACGAAGCTGACGGAGCTGCAACAATTTAACGGTGTGCTGTTGGTGTACAAAAACGATACGCTTTTGCTGAACAAAGCCTACAATTTAAAGATGTCACCCAACAGTACTTCATATGTTGCCCCGGATTACCAGTTCGATATCCATTCCATTTCCAAACTCATGGCCCATTACCTGCTGGCGCAATTGGAATTGGAGGGCAAGCTCTCCAAAAACCAGACCTTGAATCAGTTTATACCCGACTTTCCAAAAGGAGATGAGATTACGTTGAACATGTTGTTGGAGCATCGCTCTGGACTACCTAGGGAACTGGTAGGATTCGAGGGGCAAGAATACCAGTTGGAGCCAGAGGATATTGTTGAACTGTCAAAACAGCAAACCTTCTTGTTTGAGCCGGGTACCGATGCGCAGTATTCCAATGTGGGGTACGAATTGATATGCCATATTATTTCCCAAACGTATGGCAAGCCCTTTGCGCAATGTTTGGTGGACGAAATCTTCAAGCCGTTGGGGATGGATTCCAGTGGAGCACACTTTTTTGTTGAGGAGCATAACATCCATCAAATGGCACAGAACCACATGCTCAAGGACGGGGAATTGGTTACTGTGGACAATATCCAAAAGGATGAATTTCGGACGGCACGCATCTTTTCGACGGCCGAAGATCTAAAGATCTTTCTGGATCATATCAAACAGGAACCTATAGCTTCTTTCTTAACCAATGAAGAAGGTGTTATTGCCAAGGATGGCGGTTCCAAAGGCATTCGGGCACAGGTGTACACCGATCTGAAAAACCATTTTGATTTTGTTTTGCTGGCCAATTATGACGAAATGCCTTTTTTTGACGCTATCGACGACATGGCTAAGATGCTCAAATCGCAGCCTGTTGCCTTTCCACAGGAAATCAACCGAAAAGCCATAGCAGTGGAGCCAGAAGTACTGGAACCTTATGCGGGTTTCTACACCTTTGCCGATTTTGATGGGTTGGTATTGGAGGTAAGGGTCGCTAATGGAAAGCTGGTATTATTTCAAGAGGGAGAACAAGTTGGGGAATTACAGGCGGAAAGCCCGACCGTTTTCTTTGAGGACCCAAAGGCGGCCGAATCTTTTGAATTTGTCCCCAATGATTCGGGCAGCTATAATGCCCTGATGGGGTGGAAGGGAATCGTGGTGGAAGGAAAACGGAACCCTTAG
- a CDS encoding YihY/virulence factor BrkB family protein, which produces MSKTHTYANRFRLKDFPYLLWDTYTAWSKARPWRLSAVVAYCAVLSLPALLVIIINIVGAIWGVDIVQGRLTDEFSVALGPNAAQTIEEIVQDTQNKDKNLISTLIGIATLLFGATGVFYQLKISLNEIWRIRTSKGFDFWKLVTERAKSFAFILVIGFLLLISFIVTAAIAALNDYLKSLISEAAIYLAYTVDIFSSIAIITVMFALMFKFLPDAKIKWRAVWFGAFITAVLFVIGKFLMGLYFGEAKPGSTYGAAGTIVLVLLWVSYSCLILFFGAQFTYTYAKKYHIYFEPYNELDP; this is translated from the coding sequence TTGTCCAAAACACACACATACGCCAACCGATTTCGACTCAAAGATTTCCCTTACCTACTTTGGGATACCTATACCGCGTGGAGCAAGGCCCGCCCGTGGCGTTTGAGTGCAGTAGTGGCCTATTGTGCGGTGCTTTCGTTGCCTGCGCTATTGGTCATCATCATCAACATTGTGGGTGCCATTTGGGGCGTGGACATCGTACAGGGCCGATTGACGGATGAGTTTTCCGTTGCGCTCGGGCCCAACGCTGCCCAAACCATTGAAGAAATTGTACAGGACACCCAAAACAAGGACAAGAATCTAATTTCTACCCTTATCGGTATTGCCACCCTCCTTTTTGGTGCCACCGGGGTCTTTTATCAATTGAAAATTTCGCTGAACGAGATATGGCGCATCAGGACATCCAAAGGATTCGACTTTTGGAAACTGGTCACCGAGCGGGCCAAAAGCTTTGCCTTTATCCTCGTCATCGGTTTTTTATTATTGATCAGTTTTATCGTCACCGCTGCCATTGCCGCTCTCAACGATTATCTAAAAAGCTTGATCAGCGAAGCGGCCATTTATTTGGCTTACACTGTCGATATTTTTTCGTCCATTGCCATTATTACGGTCATGTTTGCCTTGATGTTCAAATTCCTGCCCGATGCCAAGATCAAATGGCGGGCCGTTTGGTTCGGCGCCTTTATCACCGCCGTGCTATTTGTTATCGGGAAGTTTTTAATGGGGCTCTACTTTGGCGAAGCGAAACCTGGCTCTACCTATGGAGCCGCTGGCACCATAGTTTTGGTGTTGTTATGGGTTTCCTATTCCTGCCTTATTCTCTTTTTTGGGGCACAGTTTACCTATACCTATGCCAAAAAGTACCATATCTATTTTGAGCCCTACAACGAGTTGGACCCTTAA
- a CDS encoding collagen-like protein, giving the protein MKISRLVYVCIAAFAIYACSDGEDGAMGPQGEQGIQGEPGEDGNANVRSYLFEDQEITQGYQSFSVPGITQDILDHGVVFGYFKNVTVPVDTWLTMPYNNSTNILNISRIALGEAVLFSTFDTTVNLRFVVVEGEEGVSSEGMTVKEELKKAGVDISDFYEVADYYGLEY; this is encoded by the coding sequence ATGAAAATTTCAAGATTAGTATATGTGTGTATTGCCGCATTTGCCATTTATGCCTGTAGCGACGGGGAAGATGGGGCCATGGGGCCACAAGGAGAGCAAGGAATACAGGGCGAACCCGGTGAAGACGGGAATGCGAATGTGAGAAGTTACCTATTTGAAGATCAAGAGATCACACAAGGGTACCAAAGTTTTTCGGTTCCAGGGATTACTCAGGATATTTTGGATCATGGGGTGGTTTTCGGATATTTTAAAAACGTAACGGTGCCTGTGGACACTTGGTTGACCATGCCTTATAACAACTCTACTAATATCTTGAATATTTCGAGGATTGCCTTGGGTGAAGCGGTTTTGTTTTCCACTTTTGATACCACAGTGAACCTCAGGTTTGTGGTGGTCGAGGGCGAAGAAGGGGTGTCTTCAGAAGGTATGACTGTGAAAGAGGAACTAAAAAAGGCGGGGGTGGATATTTCGGATTTTTATGAAGTTGCCGATTATTATGGGTTGGAGTATTAG
- a CDS encoding cupin domain-containing protein, producing the protein MHKIRYYSYTLPLPQFIKTNTMMNNRRTFLQKLGVFSTLCLTGMHNSLGANNAIRDTDGLIIKANEGEVRYIGNTRKAKVNIKVSKTPDYSPEISLLTELITPEDGIPTHKHLNEDEFLFVQKGTVEITLGDDIQTGEHGDLIYVPKNTWHGFKNTGKEDVTLLFGYSPSGFEDYFRQIGTVRIDEELGFTSEDWIRTNKKYGVVYKS; encoded by the coding sequence GTGCATAAAATTCGCTACTATTCTTATACGTTACCATTACCTCAATTTATCAAAACCAATACAATGATGAACAACCGTAGAACCTTCCTTCAAAAACTGGGCGTTTTCTCGACCCTATGCCTTACGGGAATGCACAATTCATTGGGGGCAAATAATGCAATAAGAGACACCGATGGACTGATCATAAAAGCCAATGAAGGGGAAGTTCGCTATATAGGAAATACCCGTAAAGCCAAGGTGAACATTAAGGTTTCAAAAACACCTGATTATAGTCCTGAAATATCTTTACTTACCGAGTTAATCACTCCAGAAGATGGAATACCCACCCACAAACATCTTAATGAAGATGAATTCTTATTTGTTCAAAAAGGAACTGTAGAAATCACATTGGGAGATGATATTCAAACGGGTGAACACGGAGACCTCATTTATGTTCCAAAAAATACTTGGCATGGATTTAAGAATACAGGTAAAGAAGATGTCACACTACTTTTTGGTTATTCACCATCAGGTTTTGAAGACTATTTCAGACAAATTGGAACGGTGCGAATAGATGAGGAACTGGGCTTTACGAGTGAGGATTGGATACGAACAAACAAAAAATATGGCGTAGTTTACAAAAGTTAA
- a CDS encoding DUF262 domain-containing protein, which yields MNKQPKPDSKKYTDLISEIQKGQIKIPKFQRDFVWSIDKTAKLLDSILKGYPIGTFILWETNERLNDIKNIGNLELPPIPDDIKVQYVLDGQQRITSLYAAFLGASIQKEGEKKITNYGSIFVDLEGDIDNNDEQIIVSEQPESTFITLNEVLNFNDNLLEIKERFSDEQFKKIHQYSQTFSTYDFSTVVLRKEDIDSAIEVFTRINTGGQTLTLFEIMSAKTYDEEQKFDMQAKFQKLLKELEVSKYDTISSTVILNVLSLILSKNKECKRKVVLQLDKQSIIDIWDDVISALKESIDYLRSVYRIPVSTLLPYDALLVPFSYFFYFQKEKPKGKQIKYLEEFFWRISLSYRYSSSTESKLAQDIKRIDQILQEQRPNYDEIKVFLNSPKDLIDTGFSAGNSYCKAVICLLAYFEPKDFRDNGKVILDNSWLKMANSKNYHHFFPKSYLRKRGIGNENSIVNITLVGADLNKRKIRAKAPSIYIQDFMDENEGLRKSIKSHLIDNIDEFGIYSDDYSVFLEKRANSIFKALKNRIELKNEIPAEDTELKELVLIGENEKLELKSTLRYDIRENTVNKKLEFVIAKTISAFLNSEGGILIIGVDDDGNALGLDKDCETLSKKDIDGFELHLRNIISKYLGSSFEKYLKVSFPTIDEKTICKVQILKSGKPVFATFEGNENFYVRIGNSSVPKNRAEQSEYERLHWN from the coding sequence ATGAATAAACAACCAAAACCAGACTCGAAAAAATACACAGACTTAATATCCGAAATACAAAAAGGACAAATTAAGATTCCGAAATTTCAGCGAGATTTTGTCTGGAGCATTGATAAAACAGCCAAATTATTAGATAGTATCTTAAAAGGCTATCCAATTGGAACTTTTATACTTTGGGAAACAAATGAACGACTTAATGATATTAAAAATATCGGGAATCTTGAATTGCCACCAATTCCAGACGATATTAAAGTTCAATACGTTTTGGACGGACAACAAAGAATTACATCATTGTATGCCGCATTTTTAGGTGCTTCAATACAAAAAGAAGGCGAGAAAAAAATTACAAACTATGGTTCTATTTTTGTTGATTTAGAGGGCGACATTGACAATAATGATGAACAAATCATAGTTTCAGAACAACCAGAAAGCACTTTCATAACCTTGAATGAAGTTCTTAATTTCAACGATAATTTACTTGAAATAAAAGAGCGTTTTTCAGATGAACAATTCAAAAAAATTCATCAATATTCTCAAACATTTTCAACATACGACTTTTCAACAGTCGTACTTCGCAAAGAGGATATAGATTCTGCTATAGAAGTTTTTACTCGAATAAACACAGGTGGACAAACACTTACATTGTTCGAAATTATGTCTGCAAAGACATACGATGAAGAGCAGAAGTTCGATATGCAGGCAAAATTCCAAAAACTACTTAAAGAACTTGAGGTAAGTAAATACGATACGATTTCAAGTACGGTTATACTTAACGTATTGAGTTTGATTTTAAGCAAAAATAAAGAGTGTAAAAGAAAGGTTGTTTTACAACTGGACAAACAAAGCATAATAGACATTTGGGATGATGTTATTTCGGCACTAAAAGAGAGCATTGATTATTTACGCTCAGTGTACAGAATTCCTGTTTCCACTCTTTTGCCTTATGATGCTCTTTTAGTCCCATTTAGTTACTTCTTTTATTTCCAAAAAGAGAAACCAAAAGGAAAACAAATCAAGTATTTGGAAGAATTCTTTTGGCGTATTTCACTATCATACAGATATTCAAGTTCAACAGAGTCTAAACTTGCACAAGACATCAAGCGGATTGACCAAATTCTTCAAGAGCAAAGACCAAATTACGATGAAATAAAAGTCTTCTTAAACTCACCAAAAGATTTAATCGACACAGGGTTTAGTGCAGGAAATAGTTATTGTAAAGCTGTTATTTGTCTTTTAGCTTACTTTGAGCCTAAAGACTTTAGAGATAATGGTAAAGTCATTCTTGATAATTCTTGGCTCAAAATGGCAAACAGTAAGAACTATCATCATTTCTTTCCTAAATCGTATCTGCGAAAACGTGGTATTGGAAATGAAAACAGTATTGTTAATATCACTTTAGTTGGAGCGGATTTAAACAAAAGAAAAATCAGAGCAAAAGCACCTTCAATCTACATTCAAGATTTTATGGACGAGAATGAAGGTTTGAGGAAATCCATAAAATCCCACCTAATTGACAACATAGACGAATTTGGTATTTACAGCGATGATTATTCTGTATTTTTAGAAAAAAGAGCTAATTCGATTTTCAAAGCCTTAAAAAACCGTATCGAGCTTAAAAATGAAATCCCAGCAGAGGATACGGAATTAAAAGAATTAGTCTTAATTGGCGAAAACGAAAAGTTGGAATTGAAATCAACGTTGCGTTACGATATACGAGAAAACACAGTCAATAAAAAATTGGAGTTTGTAATTGCAAAAACCATTTCAGCTTTTCTAAATAGTGAAGGAGGTATTTTAATCATTGGCGTTGACGACGATGGAAATGCTTTGGGACTTGACAAAGACTGTGAAACTCTTTCAAAGAAAGACATTGACGGTTTTGAATTGCATTTAAGAAATATCATATCAAAATATTTAGGTTCAAGCTTCGAGAAATATCTGAAAGTTAGTTTTCCGACTATTGATGAAAAGACAATCTGTAAAGTTCAAATACTAAAAAGTGGGAAACCTGTCTTTGCGACTTTCGAGGGAAATGAGAACTTTTATGTTAGGATTGGAAATTCATCAGTTCCGAAAAACAGAGCAGAACAAAGCGAATATGAAAGACTACATTGGAATTAA